A part of Saccopteryx bilineata isolate mSacBil1 chromosome 8, mSacBil1_pri_phased_curated, whole genome shotgun sequence genomic DNA contains:
- the DTX3L gene encoding E3 ubiquitin-protein ligase DTX3L: MASTVRSPSPLLVRVLEPGPPIPLRRKLQSYFQSLRQSSGGECTVRSVGPNDEGTFEVAFLERAAKERVLEKRNHQISIDNKCVTVFLEPKENPIENNMRPRMSQVQTQSQDEARSGEMHPNEERFPNAVNSSVQKIFLTVTADLNCNLFSKEQREHITTLCPNVRKMEGYNGIEKVCGDLRDIEKIHDFLNEQLLESERKPESSPLTTETNSLHHQDQNSWVSPSEPKPNSEGKSNCFEVPSALFEYFTYTHPKKMDSIEKMFGIKIKVQESSLNVVSLDFTSSQPGNLKAAQESFVSEFQKCIGSVEQECVALADRGKANKIKQDLSHRFTKLLIKENGGELTLLGTQDDISAARRFLAPRIPESRVKAPVKIQTSKCVMNAIEVDKAHYKILEAELLQAISEIEKKYNTQSKVWEKNQKTCILFEPKDKELDLSVHACASFIDAYQHVSCQLMTVVLSLKPLGKKKKDLYGTKFMGDFSKRHPSVHILLNQESLTLIGLPNHLAKAKQYVLEIGGVSPLAGEKWNEDHITPMDIDNNASETASPTSQGSASSGPSRVDKKEDICSICMDLMSNKQVLPKCKHEFCAPCITKALTFKPVCPLCQTSYGVQKGNQPKGTMTSRTQRSSLPGYDSCGTIVISYFMEGGIQTEEHPNPGTPYNGINRIAYLPDNKEGREVLKLLKKAFDQKLIFTVGDSRVSGLSNVITWNDIHHKTSQYGGPLNYGYPDPNYLSRVKRELKDKGIE, encoded by the exons ATGGCCTCGACCGTCCGCTCGCCGTCCCCACTGCTCGTGCGGGTGTTGGAACCCGGCCCCCCGATACCCCTACGTCGGAAGCTGCAAAGCTACTTCCAGAGCCTGCGGCAGTCGAGCGGCGGGGAGTGCACCGTCCGGTCCGTGGGCCCCAACGACGAGGGCACCTTCGAGGTGGCGTTCTTGGAAAGGGCAG CTAAAGAGAGAGtgttggaaaaaagaaatcaccaaaTTTCTATTGACAACAAATGTGTGACTGTTTTCCTGGAACCCAAGGAAAATCCAATAGAGAACAATATGAGACCCAGAATGTCTCAAGTACAAACACAATCACAAGACGAGGCAAGGTCTGGTGAGATGCATCCAAATGAGGAACGTTTTCCTAATGctgtgaattcctctgtccaaaAG atcTTCCTTACTGTCACAGCTGACCTGAACTGTAACCTGTTCTCTAAAGAGCAGAGGGAACATATAACCACTCTCTGCCCCAATGTCAGAAAAATGGAGGGCTACAATGGAATTGAGAAGGTGTGTGGTGATTTAAGAGATATTGAAAAAATACATGACTTCCTGAATGAGCAACTCCTAGAAAGTGAGCGGAAACCTGAATCATCCCCTTTGACAACAGAGACGAACTCCCTCCATCACCAGGACCAGAACAGCTGGGTTTCTCCCTCGGAACCAAAACCCAACTCAGAAGGAAAAAGCAACTGTTTTGAAGTTCCCTCGGCTCTCTTTGAATACTTCACATATACTCATCCTAAAAAGATGGACTCAATAGAGAAAATGTTTGGTATAAAGATAAAAGTTCAGGAGAGTTCTCTGAATGTGGTCTCTTTAGACTTCACCTCAAGTCAACCAGGCAACCTTAAAGCAGCTCAAGAGTCTTTTGTCAGTGAATTTCAGAAGTGCATAGGAAGTGTGGAGCAGGAATGTGTTGCCTTAGCAGACCGTGGAAAGGCAAATAAAATCAAACAGGATTTGAGTCACCGGTTTACAAAGCTTCTTATAAAGGAGAATGGAGGAGAATTAACTCTTTTGGGGACTCAGGATGACATTTCAGCTGCCAGACGTTTTCTTGCCCCCCGAATCCCCGAAAGTCGTGTCAAGGCACCTGTGAAAATACAGACTTCCAAATGCGTGATGAATGCAATTGAAGTTGACAAAGCTCACTATAAGATTTTAGAAGCTGAATTACTCCAGGCAATatcagagatagagaaaaagtacAACACTCAAAGTAAGGTttgggaaaaaaatcagaaaacctgcaTTCTATTTGAACCTAAGGACAAAGAATTAGATCTGTCTGTGCATGCTTGTGCAAGTTTCATTGATGCCTATCAGCATGTTTCGTGTCAGCTGATGACAGTAGTTCTTTCACTGAAGCCTTTgggcaagaagaaaaaagacttaTATGGGACCAAGTTCATGGGTGACTTTAGCAAAAGGCATCCAAGTGTACACATTTTATTAAATCAAGAGTCATTGACTCTTATTGGGTTGCCAAATCACCTTGCAAAGGCAAAGCAGTATGTCTTAGAAATAGGGGGAGTGTCCCCGTTAGCTGGAGAGAAATGGAATGAGGATCATATAACACCCATGGACATTGATAATAATGCTTCAGAAACAGCTTCACCAACATCCCAGGGCTCTGCCAGTTCTGGGCCGTCAAGAGTGGACAAGAAAGAGGACATATGTAGCATATGTATGGATCTCATGAGTAACAAGCAAGTGCTACCAAAGTGCAAGCATGAATTCTGCGCCCCTTGTATCACCAAAGCCTTGACATTTAAGCCAGTCTGTCCTCTGTGCCAGACTTCCTACGGTGTCCAGAAAGGGAATCAACCAAAAGGAACAATGACTTCCCGTACCCAAAGGTCTTCGCTTCCAGGTTATGACTCCTGTGGCACCATTGTGATTAGTTATTTTATGGAAGGAGGCATACAAACA GAAGAGCACCCAAACCCAGGAacgccatacaatggaataaatcGAATTGCATACTTGCCAGATaacaaagaaggaagggaggtttTGAAATTGCTTAAGAAGGCCTTTGATCAAAAGCTTATTTTTACAGTGGGGGATTCTCGAGTTTCAGGACTCTCAAATGTCATTACATGGAATGATATCCACCACAAAACGTCCCAGTATGGCGGCCCACTAAA CTATGGCTACCCTGATCCCAATTATCTGTCACGCGTCAAACGGGAGCTGAAAGATAAAGGAATTGAGTAA